Proteins encoded within one genomic window of Halodesulfurarchaeum formicicum:
- a CDS encoding 50S ribosomal protein L15e has product MTRSAYSYIKEAWRDPDDGKLAELQWQRKQDWRSQGAIERIERPTRLDKARDLGYKAKQGVVLARVSVRKGGARKSRFTAGRRSKRTGVNRLGRKKNLKRIAEERATRKFINLRVLNSYWVGEDGSQKWFEVILLDPNHPAIENDDDLNWICDDAHENRALRGLTTAGDRGRGMLKRGTGSEHTRPSVGSRD; this is encoded by the coding sequence ATGACACGAAGCGCCTACTCGTACATCAAGGAGGCCTGGCGGGACCCCGACGACGGGAAACTCGCCGAGCTACAGTGGCAGCGCAAACAGGACTGGCGATCGCAGGGCGCCATCGAGCGCATCGAGCGCCCGACCCGGCTCGACAAGGCCCGGGACCTGGGATATAAGGCAAAGCAGGGAGTCGTCCTGGCACGCGTTAGCGTGCGCAAGGGCGGCGCTCGGAAGTCCCGGTTCACGGCCGGCCGGCGCTCGAAGCGCACCGGCGTCAACCGACTGGGTCGCAAGAAGAATCTCAAGCGCATCGCCGAGGAGCGGGCGACGCGGAAGTTCATCAATCTCCGAGTCCTCAACTCCTACTGGGTCGGCGAAGACGGCAGCCAGAAGTGGTTCGAAGTGATCCTCCTGGATCCGAACCACCCCGCAATCGAGAACGACGACGACCTGAACTGGATCTGTGACGACGCCCACGAGAACCGTGCCCTCCGCGGGCTGACCACGGCCGGCGACCGGGGGCGCGGCATGCTCAAGCGCGGGACGGGCTCCGAGCACACGCGCCCGAGTGTGGGTTCCCGCGACTAA